The Ovis aries strain OAR_USU_Benz2616 breed Rambouillet chromosome 6, ARS-UI_Ramb_v3.0, whole genome shotgun sequence DNA segment aataatgtaataatatgtatagtatataatatgtataatatatatacatataatattagAAGAACAGTCTAGGGAATGGGTATGCAAGTTTCAAAAGTGCTCTAATAAGCTAACTTTGTCTTCAAATTGCTCTACCCAGAAAACTTCAATGGCCTAATCCTATCTCTTCTCAGTTCCAAGGGCTCCAAGCTCCCCCTCTATCCTCCATCTTCTAGTCTCTGCACAGGGAACTGGAAAATGTGTCCAGGCAGAAAACCAGGCAAATTTTGaggctttcttcatttctctccctcctttctgTTCTCCAATAACTACAAACAATAATTTAAGGTTTATTGTATATAATTTGCTTAGTTTTTCAGTTATTTACAACAGTAGTGGAAGTTCAATCATCGTTACTCATTCATGACCAGAGAAGAAATCTCCATTTGAGTTTAATCCTTATCTGTACTACAGGCATAGGGCTGTGCATAAAATTGGAGTACCCTCCATACGTTAAATGATGTAATAATCATAGTGGtatccacatttaaaaaatattgttatatacattttattttttgtcaaatAGTGCCAATAAAACTCCTGAAATCAAACTGCatgttatataatattattataacaaTCTTACAGATTCTAATAACTTAGAAATTTGACATTTTTATGATAATGTTAATAGGAAATatgaaactaaaatttaaatacttacactattaatataaattttaaagtaataatttaGACTACTGAATATAATTTGATGACTGAAGAAGTTTCTCTACTTCAAAAATAAGGTGGGGGATGGTGAAGATGTTGTTGGTTTTTCTTTAAGAGATAATTTTAAGCTAATTGAAAAtggcctttttctctttttcttttgttaataaaATACCATTCACAActatgcataaatatttattctgttcACTTTgatatgttcctttttttttgagCCAAAATCTATCATATTTGCATAGGAAGAGTTGGAAGACCTGTCAAAAATGTCAAACAAACATAATCAGAAATCTTAGTGCAGGAATTGCAcaactatttttatatttagtatttCACAAAAccaatgggggcttccctggtggctcagagggtaaagcgtctgcctgcaatgcattaGTCATATTGCCTATGCCTATGAGAAAACTGATGAattccatattttaaattatgcttatttttaaaacatttaaaaaattttgtaaagtaaaTTTGCACTTTCTTGAATAAACTCAACCATTCTCACTAGACACTGCTCTGTTCTTTGACTATCTTCTCCCTGGTCATTGCCttcaaacttgatttttttttttttctctcttcttgatgCCCTCATTTTGACTTCAAATCTTAACTCTATCAGTAATGATTATGATCTCATGCAACACAGAGGAACTAGAAAACTACTCTGCCTACAAAGACAAATTTGAAGGCTGACATGAACTTTGAATTGATGGAGATATTAACGTTTACAAAAGAAGCTTTTTCTGATCTGCGGATTTCagcaaaattatatacaaaaactAATAATGAAAAGTGAATTTCTTGTCTGCTAGAAAGAGGAAATTCATTTGTGGGCTTTGCAGCCAAAATACCTTTCCATGaactgatagctttctaactcgCCATCTTTTCCCCATTGCCACAAATATTATTATTGCTAATCACGAAACTATTTTTGAGTGTGCTCTATTGCCCTAGCAAAATATTTCCAGGTGCGACTGAATTAcaagctgtgtgaacttggacaCACCACTTAACCTCTGTGCCTGTTTCTCAtctgggaatatatatatatatatatatatatatatatatatatatatatatatgtatataatatataaacagcACCTGGTGAATACTAAGCACTATTAGAGGACTTGTATAACTATTATACTGGTTTTTACATTATCACTGCTGATGAAGAACAAGCAGAATTCTGTCCTGCTTTGTTACGGTCACTAATGAAGATGCTATGGACAGATCATTTCAGAGCATCTCCGCGGCGGCCGCGGATTTCAAGAGGCGCAGATCAACGCATAAAAATCAAGGCTTGCAACCCCAGGCCTGACGCTGGGTAGGGGCGCGGTGCTCGATTTCCTTCCCTGCCTCCGCCGGCCCTAgtgcgcatgctcagtcctgCTCGGCCAGCTGCcgtgattgatttttttctgggCGGCCGTGGCGACCCGGGACCGGCTCCGGGATGGGGAGTGAAGCCCCCGTAGCCGCCGCAGCCGCTGCTGCGGCGCCGTGAGGAGCAGCCACGGGGAGGCAGCTGCCGCTCGTCGGTGAGTAGTCGAACCGCCACCATGACGTTTCGTAAGAAGGGCTCCAAGAACCCCCCACTCCTGAGCCTGGAATTCATCCTGCAGAATCATGCGGACTTTGTCGCCTGTGTGGGGATGTTCTTCGTGCTGGGGCTCATGTTCGAGGGGACAGCAGAAGTGTCAATCGTTTTTATTACGCTCCAGCACGGGGTTACcttccctgcagtagaagcagaagcagaagcagaaacagaagcagaacgAGCCACAGCACCCAAGTTCCTTTATCATTATGGTGCCAAAGACTTGGCCACCGTGTTCTTCTACACGCTGGTGGCAATCATCATTCACGCCACCATTCAGGAGTATGTGTTGGATAGAATTAACAGGCGAATGCAGTTCCCCAAACAGAGGCAAGGCAAATTTTATGAATCTGGTCAGTTTAGCGTATTCTTCCTTGTCTCCTGTATCTGGGGCACATTCATTCTAGTCTCTGAAAACTGCCTGTCAGACCTGACTGTCTTATGGAAGGCTCATACCCATAACATGATGACATTTCAGATGAAGTTTTTCTACATCTCGCAGTTGGCTTACTGGTTTCACGCCTTTCCCGAACTATTATTCCAGAGAAGCAGACCTCAAGAACTCTCCCAGCAAGCTGTATATGTTGGTCTTCACCTCTTTCACATTGCGGGAGCTTATCTCTTGTACTTGAATCACCTGGGACTTCTTCTTTTGATGATGCATTATTTTGTGGAATTCCTTTCCCACTCTTGCGACCTGTTTTATTTTAGCGACGAGAAGTTCCAGAAGGAGTTTTCTCTATGGGCCATTGTGTTTATTTTGGGTCGACTTGTGACtttaattgtttctttaataACTGCTGGTTTTCAGCTGGCTGGGGGGCAGAATGGGAATTCGGATGACTCTGCTGAAGATGTGAACGTGCTGGCAGCTAAAATTGCTGTTCTGTCATCCAGTTGCTCTATCCAAGCATACGTAACATGGAATTTATTTAATGTCCAGCTTCAGAGGTGGATGGAAGAAGATGCTCCTCTTCAGGCCCCAAGTGTGAAGAAGAAACGGATTAAGGGCAGATTTTGTAGAAAA contains these protein-coding regions:
- the TRAM1L1 gene encoding translocating chain-associated membrane protein 1-like 1; its protein translation is MTFRKKGSKNPPLLSLEFILQNHADFVACVGMFFVLGLMFEGTAEVSIVFITLQHGVTFPAVEAEAEAETEAERATAPKFLYHYGAKDLATVFFYTLVAIIIHATIQEYVLDRINRRMQFPKQRQGKFYESGQFSVFFLVSCIWGTFILVSENCLSDLTVLWKAHTHNMMTFQMKFFYISQLAYWFHAFPELLFQRSRPQELSQQAVYVGLHLFHIAGAYLLYLNHLGLLLLMMHYFVEFLSHSCDLFYFSDEKFQKEFSLWAIVFILGRLVTLIVSLITAGFQLAGGQNGNSDDSAEDVNVLAAKIAVLSSSCSIQAYVTWNLFNVQLQRWMEEDAPLQAPSVKKKRIKGRFCRKGMENGVATSNRLLDSPQMRKEKSS